The following coding sequences are from one Helicoverpa zea isolate HzStark_Cry1AcR chromosome 4, ilHelZeax1.1, whole genome shotgun sequence window:
- the LOC124630131 gene encoding paramyosin, whose translation MPEQLVKVPRSASPVARAGAGDISERELSRERHNLQTPPARLQPAHPKKQLFSAPVNKFTAKWCAPSPNLARIRSCLDAYANQETPVRPVAKTKAASMEDLTPTKRILINRKNGLGVVESPVHSATEELAAARVCRFMVVAAWRRRREDVRCLRKTLETQVSYSERLRIQVSTLKSLLDSDNAKVRMAMRELERLKQLLRDKEMEKSVLEREKRALEDDVCAAEDRASEISIGWRNCRNELEGVRAAAARGEQALARERAAHADTVRDRDNATTRLAILEEELAQHEELLSSAEAEVAALRRETDEKQILLQATSDRLAQEEEARSLCSRKCEELNSRVSAAAEQTTALRAELAELRELLARLQAELALTREQLDWWPRPLTKMLGAARSWFRNPKAVHEALLWTLTPARHGIP comes from the exons ATGCCGGAACAATTAGTCAAGGTGCCTCGGAGCGCGTCGCCAGTCGCCCGGGCCGGCGCCGGCGACATATCGGAACGGGAATTGTCGAGGGAACGGCACAATTTGCAGACACCACCCGC CCGCCTCCAACCAGCTCACCCCAAGAAGCAGCTGTTCTCAGCTCCCGTGAACAAGTTCACAGCCAAGTGGTGCGCGCCCAGCCCCAACCTCGCCAGGATCCGTAGCTGTCTCGACGCGTATGCCAACCAGGAGACGCCTGTCAGACCGGTCGCGAAGACCAAGGCTGCCTCCATGGAAGACCTGACGCCTACTAAGAGGATTCTGATTAACAG GAAGAATGGTCTGGGGGTGGTGGAGTCTCCAGTGCACAGCGCCACTGAGGAGCTGGCTGCGGCGAGGGTCTGCCGGTTCATGGTGGTGGCTGCTTGGAGGCGACGCCGGGAGGACGTGAGGTGTCTGCGCAAAACCTTAGAAACGCAG GTGTCTTACTCGGAGCGCCTACGCATCCAGGTCTCCACGCTGAAGTCTTTACTGGATTCTGATAACGCCAAGGTCAGAATGGCGATGAGAGAGCTCGAGAGACTCAAGCAGCTCCTCAGAGACAAGGAGATGGAGAAATCTGTACTGGAACGA GAAAAGCGGGCGTTAGAAGATGATGTTTGTGCTGCTGAAGACCGAGCTTCTGAAATTAGTATTG GTTGGCGTAACTGCCGCAACGAATTGGAGGGTGTCCGCGCGGCCGCCGCGCGCGGCGAGCAGGCGCTGGCGCGCGAGCGGGCCGCGCATGCTGACACTGTGCGGGACAGGGACAATGCCACAACGAGG CTGGCGATATTAGAAGAGGAACTGGCTCAGCATGAGGAACTGCTGTCTAGCGCAGAGGCAGAAGTGGCCGCACTGCGCCGCGAGACTGACGAGAAGCAGATACTACTGCAGGCCACTAGCGACAGACTCGCCCAAGAAGAGGA AGCCCGTTCCCTCTGTTCCCGCAAGTGCGAGGAGCTGAACAGCCGCGTATCGGCGGCGGCCGAGCAGACCACGGCCTTGCGCGCCGAGTTGGCCGAGCTGCGCGAGCTGCTGGCGAGACTGCAAGCTGAACTGGCTCTCACCAGGGAACAGCTCGACTGGTGGCCGAGACCGCTCACGAA AATGCTCGGAGCAGCGAGGTCGTGGTTCCGTAATCCCAAAGCCGTGCACGAAGCTCTCCTGTGGACCCTCACACCAGCTCGACATGGAATACCATAG